One window of the Candidatus Effluviviaceae Genus V sp. genome contains the following:
- the rpsT gene encoding 30S ribosomal protein S20, translated as MPHMKSAKKRLRQDEKLQMRNRGIRSRMQTAIRRANEASPEDREAAVRRAVSAIDRAVKAGVIKKATASRKKSTLMKQPSSESDA; from the coding sequence ATGCCGCACATGAAGTCCGCGAAGAAGCGGCTGAGGCAGGACGAGAAGCTTCAGATGAGGAACCGGGGCATCCGCTCCCGGATGCAGACGGCCATCAGAAGGGCCAACGAGGCCTCTCCCGAGGATCGTGAGGCGGCCGTGAGGCGCGCCGTGTCCGCCATCGATCGGGCCGTCAAGGCCGGTGTCATCAAGAAGGCAACGGCCAGCAGAAAGAAGTCCACTCTGATGAAGCAGCCGTCGTCCGAGAGCGACGCCTGA